Proteins found in one Streptococcus iniae genomic segment:
- the argH gene encoding argininosuccinate lyase, which produces MVENQKLWGGRFEAGLEKWVETFGASITFDYKLFSYDIKGSIAHVQMLAQEGIISLDEAKTIQNGLAEILQDYEAGKIAFDISHEDIHMAVEELLTAKVGQVAGKLHTARSRNDQVATDMHLYLKHQLQEVEQKLIHLRKVLVDLAQRHVETIMPGYTHLQHAQPISFGHHMMAYYQMFKRDSQRFKEALVRTDMSPLGAAALAGTTFPINRHLTADLLGFSSLYSNSLDAVSDRDFILEFLSNASILMMHMSRLCEEIINWSSFEYQFVTLSDAFSTGSSIMPQKKNPDMAELIRGKTGRVYGNLFSLLTVMKSLPLAYNKDLQEDKEGMFDTVETISYSLDILAGILSSLTINEAKMLQATESDFSNATELADYLASKGMPFRQAHEIVGRLVLVGSKSGQLLQDIPLKDYQSISPLIGEDVYFVLTSQSAVERRDSLGATGFKQVAWQIKMAQKELP; this is translated from the coding sequence ATGGTAGAAAATCAAAAATTGTGGGGAGGACGTTTTGAAGCAGGTCTTGAAAAATGGGTTGAAACGTTTGGTGCCTCAATTACCTTTGACTATAAACTCTTTAGCTATGATATTAAAGGGTCAATAGCCCATGTTCAAATGCTTGCCCAAGAAGGAATAATAAGTCTAGATGAAGCCAAAACCATTCAAAATGGCTTGGCAGAAATTCTTCAGGATTATGAGGCGGGGAAAATAGCATTTGATATTAGTCATGAAGATATTCATATGGCTGTTGAAGAGTTACTAACAGCTAAAGTTGGCCAGGTAGCTGGGAAATTACATACTGCACGCTCTCGAAATGATCAAGTGGCTACAGATATGCATTTATACCTTAAGCATCAGCTTCAAGAAGTTGAGCAAAAACTTATTCATCTAAGAAAGGTCTTAGTTGACTTGGCACAAAGGCATGTTGAGACTATTATGCCTGGCTATACCCATTTACAGCACGCTCAGCCGATCTCATTTGGGCATCATATGATGGCTTATTATCAAATGTTTAAGAGAGATAGTCAACGTTTTAAGGAGGCACTTGTTCGAACAGACATGTCTCCCTTAGGAGCGGCAGCTTTAGCTGGGACGACTTTCCCAATTAATCGACACTTAACGGCAGATTTACTTGGTTTTTCTTCCTTATATAGCAATTCTTTAGATGCTGTGTCAGATCGCGATTTTATCCTTGAATTTCTATCTAACGCCAGTATTCTCATGATGCATATGAGTCGATTGTGTGAAGAGATTATTAATTGGTCCTCTTTTGAATACCAATTTGTGACCTTGTCAGACGCATTTTCAACAGGTTCATCAATCATGCCCCAAAAGAAGAATCCTGATATGGCAGAATTAATTCGTGGGAAAACAGGTCGTGTTTATGGCAACCTTTTCTCTTTATTGACGGTTATGAAGTCTCTGCCTTTGGCTTATAATAAAGACCTTCAAGAAGACAAAGAAGGCATGTTTGATACAGTCGAGACCATCTCATATTCTTTGGATATTCTGGCAGGTATCTTATCAAGTCTTACTATTAATGAAGCAAAGATGTTACAGGCGACAGAATCTGATTTTTCAAATGCAACTGAATTGGCCGATTATCTGGCTAGTAAGGGAATGCCTTTTCGACAAGCTCATGAAATTGTTGGGCGTCTGGTTTTAGTAGGATCTAAATCAGGACAATTGTTACAAGATATTCCCTTAAAAGACTACCAAAGTATTTCACCATTGATTGGGGAAGACGTTTATTTTGTTCTAACATCACAAAGCGCTGTCGAGCGTCGTGATTCCTTAGGTGCAACAGGCTTTAAACAAGTTGCTTGGCAAATTAAAATGGCTCAAAAAGAGCTCCCATAA
- a CDS encoding argininosuccinate synthase, giving the protein MKEKLILAYSGGLDTSVAIAWLKKTYDVIAVCMDVGEGKDLDFIHDKALKVGAIESHIIDLKDIFAEEYVLPALQARAFYEQKYPLISALSRPLIAQKLVEIAHQYDANLVAHGCTGKGNDQVRFEVAINSLDPNLKVIAPVREWKWSREEEIAFAKENGVPVPANLDSPYSIDQNLWGRANECGVLENPWNQAPEDAFGITVSPEAAPDKPEFIDISFISGKPVALNGQSLSLAELILKLNKIAGAHGIGRIDHVENRLVGIKSREIYECPAAITLLAAHKEIEDLTLVREVSHFKPILENELANLIYNGLWFNPATKAIMAYVKESQKMVNGVAKVKLYKGQAQVVARQSDNSLYDEDLATYTAADSFDQSAAVGFIKLWGLPTMVNAQVHAKQSSK; this is encoded by the coding sequence ATGAAAGAAAAACTGATTTTAGCTTATTCGGGTGGTTTGGATACTTCGGTTGCCATTGCATGGTTGAAAAAAACCTACGATGTGATTGCAGTCTGTATGGATGTTGGTGAAGGTAAGGACTTGGATTTTATTCATGACAAGGCCTTAAAAGTAGGTGCCATTGAATCCCACATCATTGATTTAAAAGATATTTTTGCAGAAGAATATGTCTTACCTGCTTTACAAGCCCGTGCTTTTTATGAACAAAAATACCCGCTGATTTCAGCACTAAGTCGTCCTTTGATTGCGCAAAAGTTGGTGGAAATAGCGCATCAGTATGATGCCAACCTAGTTGCTCATGGATGTACCGGCAAAGGCAATGATCAAGTTCGATTTGAAGTTGCTATTAATAGTTTAGACCCAAACTTAAAAGTCATTGCTCCTGTTAGAGAGTGGAAATGGTCTCGTGAAGAAGAAATCGCATTTGCAAAGGAAAATGGTGTGCCAGTACCTGCCAACTTAGATAGTCCTTATTCAATTGATCAGAACCTTTGGGGACGAGCTAATGAATGCGGTGTTTTAGAAAATCCATGGAATCAAGCACCTGAAGATGCCTTTGGGATTACGGTATCACCAGAAGCTGCTCCAGATAAGCCCGAATTTATAGACATTAGCTTTATATCAGGTAAACCAGTAGCTTTAAATGGTCAGTCTCTTTCTTTAGCAGAACTTATTCTAAAACTCAATAAAATAGCAGGTGCTCATGGTATTGGTCGTATTGACCATGTCGAAAATCGCTTAGTTGGCATTAAATCCCGTGAAATTTATGAGTGTCCTGCAGCCATAACCCTTTTAGCAGCACATAAAGAAATTGAAGATTTGACCTTAGTTAGGGAAGTGTCACATTTTAAACCTATTTTGGAAAATGAATTAGCAAATTTAATTTATAATGGTCTTTGGTTTAACCCTGCGACAAAAGCCATTATGGCCTATGTTAAAGAAAGTCAAAAAATGGTTAATGGAGTAGCAAAAGTAAAACTTTATAAAGGTCAGGCACAAGTTGTTGCTCGTCAATCGGACAACTCACTTTATGATGAAGATTTGGCGACCTACACAGCAGCAGACAGCTTTGATCAGTCAGCAGCAGTCGGTTTCATTAAACTATGGGGACTTCCGACCATGGTTAATGCGCAAGTTCATGCCAAACAATCAAGCAAGTAG